The DNA region GGAGCTCGGCTGCCGGGCATGTGCTACACCGGGAGGAGGCTGCCAGTTTCTAGGCACGGCGGCAACGGCCCAGGTCGTCGCCGAGGCGATGGGCATGACGGTGCCGCATGCCGCGCTTGCACCATCCGGGCAGCCGATCTGGATCGAAATGGCTCGGCAATCCTCACGCGCACTCATGGTCATGGAGTCCGAAGGGCTGAGAATGGCGGACATTGTCACCGATGCGGCGATTCGCAATGCGATGGCCGTTCATGCCGCATTCGGCGGCTCTACCAATCTGCTGCTCCACATTCCCGCCATTGCCCATGCAGCCGGTTTAACCGTGCCTGCGGTGCAGGACTGGATCCAGGTCAACAAGCATGTGCCGAGACTGGTCAGCGCCCTGCCGAACGGCCCGATCTTCCACCCGACCATTCGGGTGTTTCAGGCCGGAGGAGTGCCTGAAGTGATGCTTCACCTCAGAAAGCTTGGCATACTGGATGAGTCCGTGCTTACCGTAACAGGTACGACGCTGGGCGAGGTGCTCGACTGGTGGGAATCGTCGGAACGCCGTCATCTGCTGCGGAAGCAGCTGAAAGAGAAGGACGGGGTTGATCCGGATAGTGTCATTATGAGCGCGGAGTATTCGCGGCGTCTTGGCATTACCTCTACCGTAACGTTTCCGACCGGGAATATCGCTCCGGAAGGCTCTGTGATCAAATCCACATCGATCGACCCTTCGGTACTGGATGACCATGGCGTGTATCGTCACAGAGGCAGAGCAAAGGTATTTACAACCGAACGCGAAGCGATCCGTGCGATTAAGACCGGCGGAGTTCTGGCAGGCGACGTCGTCGTACTTCTCGGGCGGGGTCCGTCAGGGACCGGGATGGAGGAGACTTACCAGCTTACGTCTGCGCTGAAGCATCTGTCTTTCGGCAAATACGTGTCGCTCATTACCGATGCCCGGTTTTCCGGTGTTTCCACCGGGGCGTGCATTGGCCATGTTGGCCCCGAAGCGCTGGCGGGCGGGCCGATCGGCAAGCTTCGGAACGGTGACTTGATTGATATCGTCGTGGATCGCAACACGCTGGAAGGCAGCATAAATTTTGTCGGTGAAGGGGAAGTCGAGGTTTCGCCGGAGGAAGGCGCTCTCATCCTGGCACAGAGGCCTTTCCATCCCGATATGCGGCCGGATGAAGCTCTGCCGGATGACACCAGGCTGTGGGCTGCGCTGCAGTCCGTCAGCGGAGGGACATGGAGAGGAAATGTGTACGACGTGGAACGGATCATAACCGCTCTGGAAGCCGGCAAAAAAGTAC from Paenibacillus ihbetae includes:
- a CDS encoding YjhG/YagF family D-xylonate dehydratase, with product MHEQIMSIMGEKDSSCFDIMAYAPGAAGRLPLTDDLLRNAPSGDLFGMSQNVGMGWKPGELNGKQFLILSTQGGIRNEDGSPAALGYHTGHWEVGLLMKAAADEISGRGGIPFAGYVSDPCDGRSQGTTGMFDSLPYRNDAAMVFRRLIRSLPTRKGVIGVATCDKGLPAMMLAIAGMPQLPGVIVPGGVTLPPVDGEDAGKIQTIGARYVSGELSLEAAAELGCRACATPGGGCQFLGTAATAQVVAEAMGMTVPHAALAPSGQPIWIEMARQSSRALMVMESEGLRMADIVTDAAIRNAMAVHAAFGGSTNLLLHIPAIAHAAGLTVPAVQDWIQVNKHVPRLVSALPNGPIFHPTIRVFQAGGVPEVMLHLRKLGILDESVLTVTGTTLGEVLDWWESSERRHLLRKQLKEKDGVDPDSVIMSAEYSRRLGITSTVTFPTGNIAPEGSVIKSTSIDPSVLDDHGVYRHRGRAKVFTTEREAIRAIKTGGVLAGDVVVLLGRGPSGTGMEETYQLTSALKHLSFGKYVSLITDARFSGVSTGACIGHVGPEALAGGPIGKLRNGDLIDIVVDRNTLEGSINFVGEGEVEVSPEEGALILAQRPFHPDMRPDEALPDDTRLWAALQSVSGGTWRGNVYDVERIITALEAGKKVLGWH